A stretch of Brassica rapa cultivar Chiifu-401-42 chromosome A08, CAAS_Brap_v3.01, whole genome shotgun sequence DNA encodes these proteins:
- the LOC103834689 gene encoding GDSL esterase/lipase At4g30140 has translation MVEGVSKIMWIVMATVFAATAAATLVAHGEETPCYFVFGDSVFDNGNNNALNTIAKVNYLPYGIDFPEGPTGRFSNGRIIPDVIAELAGFNDTIPPFAGAPPAQANIGLNYASGGGGIREETSQNLGERISLRKQINNHQSAIINAVVPPSQLRRCLYTISIGSNDYLNNYFLQPPTPARRQYTPEEFAESLIRFYNIYLKQLYLLGARKVALFGIGKIGCIPRIVATLGGGVGCAEEVNQAVDLFNNKLKALVTDFNNKLSSAKFTYVDLFSGNAEDFAALGITVGDRSCCTVNPGEELCAQNGPVCPDRTKYIFWDNVHTTEIINTVIAIAAFNGDITSPFSISQLVN, from the exons ATGGTCGAGGGAGTGTCCAAGATAATGTGGATTGTTATGGCCACCGTGTTTGCAGCAACAGCGGCGGCCACACTAGTGGCGCATGGTGAAGAAACGCCGTGTTACTTCGTGTTCGGAGACTCTGTCTTCGACAATGGTAACAACAATGCGTTAAATACCATTGCAAAGGTCAACTATTTACCTTATGGTATAGATTTTCCCGAAGGTCCAACCGGTCGGTTTAGCAACGGACGTATCATTCCAGACGTTATCG CTGAACTAGCGGGTTTCAATGATACCATTCCACCATTCGCCGGAGCACCACCAGCACAAGCTAACATCGGACTCAACTATGCTTCCGGTGGCGGCGGAATCCGGGAAGAAACCAGCCAAAATTTG GGTGAAAGAATCAGTTTGAGAAAGCAAATAAACAACCACCAGTCGGCGATTATAAACGCGGTGGTGCCACCGAGTCAGCTACGGAGATGTCTATATACAATCAGCATCGGAAGTAATGATTACCTCAACAACTACTTCTTGCAACCTCCTACCCCAGCTCGTCGTCAGTATACTCCTGAAGAGTTTGCTGAATCTCTCATACGCTTCTACAATATTTATTTGAAA CAATTGTACCTACTAGGAGCGAGGAAGGTGGCTTTGTTCGGAATCGGTAAGATTGGGTGTATACCACGTATTGTTGCTACCCTTGGTGGTGGTGTTGGCTGTGCAGAAGAAGTGAACCAAGCCGTTGATCTCTTCAACAATAAACTTAAAGCCCTAGTCACAGACTTCAACAACAAACTCTCTAGTGCTAAGTTCACTTACGTTGACCTCTTCTCTGGAAATGCTGAAGACTTCGCCGCTCTTG GGATCACTGTTGGTGATAGGAGTTGCTGTACGGTTAACCCGGGTGAAGAGCTTTGTGCGCAGAACGGACCGGTTTGTCCTGACCgaacaaaatacatattttggGATAACGTGCATACCACGGAAATTATTAATACAGTGATAGCTATCGCAGCGTTTAACGGAGACATAACTTCTCCCTTCAGCATATCTCAGCTTGTGAATTAG
- the LOC103834690 gene encoding GDSL esterase/lipase At4g30140 → MVEGVSKALWIVVATVFAVAAAITPVACGQQAPCYFVFGDSQFDNGNNNVLNTTAKVNYLPYGIDFSEGPTGRFSNGRNIPDVIAELAGFNDSIPPFAGASPGQANIGLNYASGGGGIREETSQNLGERISLRRQINNHQRAIINAAVPRRQLRQCLYTINIGSNDYLNNYFLQPPTPARRRYNPEQFAESLIRLYNIYLKQLYLLGARKVALFGIGKIGCTPRIIASLGGGVGCAEEVNQAVELFNNKLEGLVADFNDRFSSVMFTYVDLFSGNAEDFAALGITVGDRSCCTVNPGEELCAQNGPVCPDRTKYIFWDNVHTTETVNTVIAVGAFDGNITSPFSIAELLN, encoded by the exons ATGGTCGAGGGAGTGTCCAAGGCATTGTGGATTGTTGTGGCCACCGTGTTTGCAGTAGCCGCGGCGATCACACCAGTGGCTTGTGGACAACAAGCACCGTGTTACTTCGTGTTCGGAGACTCTCAATTCGACAACGGTAACAACAATGTCTTAAACACCACTGCAAAGGTCAACTATTTACCTTATGGTATAGATTTTTCCGAAGGTCCAACCGGTCGGTTTAGCAACGGACGTAACATTCCAGACGTTATCG CTGAACTAGCGGGTTTCAATGATTCCATTCCTCCATTCGCTGGAGCTTCACCGGGACAAGCTAACATCGGACTCAACTATGCTTCCGGTGGCGGCGGGATCCGAGAAGAAACCAGCCAAAATTTG GGTGAAAGAATCAGTTTGAGAAGGCAAATAAACAACCACCAGAGGGCGATTATAAACGCGGCGGTGCCACGGCGTCAGCTACGGCAATGCCTATACACAATCAACATTGGAAGCAATGATTACCTCAACAACTACTTCTTGCAACCTCCTACCCCAGCTCGCCGCCGTTATAATCCTGAACAATTTGCTGAATCTCTCATACGTCTCTACAATATTTATTTGAAA CAACTGTACCTACTAGGAGCTAGGAAAGTGGCTTTGTTTGGAATCGGTAAGATTGGGTGTACACCACGTATTATTGCTAGCCTTGGTGGTGGTGTTGGCTGCGCAGAAGAAGTGAACCAAGCCGTGGAGCTCTTCAACAATAAACTCGAAGGCCTAGTCGCAGACTTCAACGACAGATTTTCAAGTGTTATGTTCACTTACGTCGACCTCTTCTCTGGAAACGCTGAAGACTTCGCCGCTCTTG GGATTACTGTTGGTGATAGGAGTTGCTGTACCGTTAATCCTGGTGAAGAATTGTGTGCGCAGAACGGACCGGTTTGTCCTGACCGAACCAAATACATATTCTGGGATAACGTGCATACCACGGAAACGGTTAATACCGTGATAGCTGTCGGAGCGTTTGACGGAAACATAACTTCTCCATTCAGCATAGCAGAGCTTCTGAATTAG
- the LOC103834691 gene encoding defensin-like protein 183: MSNDILTLKKQNLKMKKALSLVVFMIFSIMLASVKNRVNANVCSEGLGICYQCDERCKARHGPTGQGMCDRYNLCTCNYICGPVPPPPSPPTKYCSGGAGLCDIRCGNPCCNQSCAQKYPGGVGFCDSLAHTLLCKCQYPC, translated from the exons ATGTCTAATGATATATTAACcttaaagaaacaaaatttgaaaatgaagAAGGCACTCTCACTTGTGGTTTTCATGATCTTCTCTATCATGCTTGCTTCgg TTAAAAATAGGGTGAACGCAAATGTATGCTCGGAAGGTCTAGGCATTTGTTACCAATGTGATGAGAGGTGCAAGGCCAGGCACGGGCCGACGGGTCAAGGCATGTGCGACCGATATAACCTATGCACGTGCAATTATATATGTGGACCAGTACCACCTCCACCATCTCCCCCGACCAAATACTGCTCTGGCGGGGCTGGCCTTTGCGATATTAGATGTGGGAACCCATGTTGCAATCAAAGCTGTGCACAAAAGTACCCTGGTGGAGTTGGATTTTGTGATAGTCTTGCCCATACTTTATTGTGCAAATGCCAATACCCTTGCtag